The following coding sequences lie in one Myxococcus virescens genomic window:
- a CDS encoding DUF4340 domain-containing protein encodes MTPARGRWRWSILTVVTAGLGLTACTGEKASEASEARRKADAQQRLFITGTEETRGQDDGVPAEKPVFTHLTVRARGDTTEVVREQDGTWKLTAPVSARAEAAVVETLLGTLASSSFSATVKEAPTDADLEAYGLKPPLFTVTARAFVPDAQGQGAQDPARQRTVTLHCGKENTYDGSVYVRRDAEPAVHAAAGTVRWALDRDTFALRAKDLLPPLDERALKGIEVKAPRGAYQLARDADGAGWRVVAPVAANANATRVAELLKALVEQRALSFPEDTPESRKRLGLEAPVVDARFTGGPGEPVRVRMSRVTEDGAVRAYALREQGTQAVLGEVPEDALGVLDVSVRELKDRRVLEFRRQDVRRIVFHPGGGAPAITVVSTSEANEGAGHWDVESPQRGKAQHFKLASLLRALEGLKATGYGETNPKNWARYGVTEDSPGAVLLGADGRELARLWLGAEVPDEPGTLYARGSGPDVLKVPESRLTLPTRPEDLQEAPKAPDAPKPPAKTEQAP; translated from the coding sequence GTGACGCCGGCCCGCGGAAGGTGGCGGTGGAGCATCCTGACCGTCGTCACGGCGGGCCTGGGGCTCACCGCATGCACCGGTGAGAAGGCATCCGAAGCGAGCGAGGCCCGGCGGAAGGCCGACGCCCAGCAGCGCCTCTTCATCACGGGGACGGAGGAGACGCGCGGACAGGACGACGGGGTACCTGCCGAGAAGCCTGTCTTCACACACTTGACGGTGCGGGCCCGGGGGGACACCACCGAGGTGGTTCGCGAGCAGGACGGGACCTGGAAGCTGACGGCGCCCGTGTCCGCTCGCGCGGAGGCAGCCGTGGTGGAGACCCTCCTCGGCACGCTGGCGTCTTCGAGCTTCAGCGCCACCGTGAAGGAGGCGCCCACCGACGCCGACCTGGAAGCGTACGGCCTGAAACCGCCCCTCTTCACCGTCACGGCCCGGGCCTTCGTGCCAGATGCCCAAGGCCAGGGGGCGCAGGACCCCGCTCGCCAGCGCACGGTGACGCTGCACTGTGGCAAGGAGAACACCTACGACGGCTCCGTCTACGTACGCCGGGACGCGGAGCCGGCGGTCCACGCCGCCGCGGGGACGGTGCGCTGGGCCCTGGACCGGGACACCTTCGCCCTGCGCGCCAAGGACCTCCTGCCCCCCCTGGACGAGCGTGCGCTGAAGGGCATCGAGGTGAAGGCGCCGCGGGGTGCGTATCAACTGGCGCGGGACGCGGACGGCGCGGGCTGGCGGGTGGTCGCGCCGGTGGCCGCCAACGCGAACGCGACGCGTGTCGCGGAGCTGCTGAAGGCCCTGGTGGAGCAGCGGGCACTGTCCTTCCCCGAAGACACGCCGGAGTCCCGAAAGCGGTTGGGTCTGGAGGCCCCGGTGGTGGACGCCCGCTTCACCGGTGGCCCGGGCGAGCCGGTGCGCGTGCGGATGTCCCGCGTGACGGAAGACGGCGCCGTGCGCGCCTATGCGTTGCGCGAGCAGGGAACGCAAGCCGTGCTGGGTGAGGTGCCCGAGGACGCCCTCGGCGTGCTGGACGTGAGCGTCCGGGAGCTGAAGGACCGGCGCGTGCTGGAGTTCCGGCGCCAGGACGTCCGTCGCATCGTGTTCCATCCGGGCGGCGGCGCGCCCGCCATCACCGTGGTGAGCACGTCGGAAGCCAACGAAGGCGCCGGGCACTGGGACGTGGAGTCCCCGCAGCGGGGCAAGGCACAGCACTTCAAGCTCGCCTCGCTGCTGCGCGCGCTGGAAGGTCTGAAGGCCACGGGCTACGGCGAGACGAACCCCAAGAATTGGGCCCGGTATGGCGTGACGGAGGACTCCCCCGGCGCCGTGCTGCTAGGCGCGGACGGACGCGAACTGGCGCGGCTCTGGCTCGGCGCTGAAGTCCCCGACGAGCCCGGCACGCTCTACGCCCGCGGCTCCGGCCCCGACGTCCTCAAGGTGCCCGAGTCACGACTGACGTTGCCCACCAGGCCCGAGGACTTGCAGGAGGCCCCGAAGGCCCCCGACGCGCCGAAGCCGCCCGCGAAGACGGAGCAAGCTCCCTGA
- a CDS encoding GldG family protein, whose protein sequence is MKAAHVGKVLGAFGLLLLLSSPFTLFITSDSAVAAAVKAGAGLVLVGIYGATNYRQFGQFATRRSSSFFATTVLTTLGVFAVLVAVNALAFKQNRRWDLTQARIHTLAPQTVSTLAAIPDPVRAIAFITPAHAQYGQLEALFALYHAEAPGKFEYTFKDPRRSPDLAAKYQVREGQTAVVLVRGEGEHATHTLLTTVSEQELTHAVLKLNAVGTQKVYFVTGHGEWPLDKEQAPPHDPGASLSEFRRQLLQEGYTAEPLNLAGVQDVPRDAALVIIAGARGPYTAPEKELLQRYLASGGRMLYFADAGLRNGLDGLLAEHGVQVDEGIVADAQYNSGNPFVVLSLFYSDHEIGKPLHQRGLNVEFPTPRSLTLLRLGMAPGVQVQPVVLTSQYGWVESTPEENAVPSDGEKTGQLVLVAAVTRDTQASPGKRFDEARLVVMGDSELLLDPNWGHEPNRNLVMNALGWASNQLTKITIRPPDREVSTLELDAATLSRIRFFATDLMPLSLLGVGLAIWLSRRNK, encoded by the coding sequence ATGAAGGCGGCGCATGTCGGCAAGGTCCTGGGCGCGTTCGGACTGCTGCTGTTGCTGTCGAGTCCGTTCACCCTGTTCATCACCTCGGACAGCGCCGTCGCCGCCGCCGTGAAGGCGGGCGCGGGGCTGGTGCTGGTGGGCATCTACGGCGCGACGAACTACCGGCAGTTCGGCCAGTTCGCCACGCGCCGCTCCAGCAGCTTCTTCGCCACCACGGTGCTCACCACGCTGGGCGTGTTCGCCGTCCTGGTGGCGGTGAACGCCCTGGCCTTCAAGCAGAACCGGCGCTGGGATTTGACGCAGGCGCGCATCCACACGCTGGCGCCGCAGACGGTGTCCACGCTGGCCGCCATTCCCGACCCGGTGCGCGCCATCGCGTTCATCACCCCGGCGCATGCCCAGTACGGCCAGTTGGAAGCGCTCTTCGCGCTCTACCATGCCGAAGCGCCGGGGAAGTTCGAGTACACCTTCAAGGACCCGCGCCGAAGCCCGGACCTGGCCGCGAAGTACCAGGTGCGTGAGGGCCAGACGGCGGTGGTGCTGGTACGCGGCGAGGGCGAGCACGCCACGCACACGCTGCTCACCACCGTGTCCGAGCAGGAGCTGACACACGCGGTCCTCAAGCTGAACGCGGTGGGCACCCAGAAGGTCTATTTCGTCACCGGCCACGGGGAGTGGCCACTGGACAAGGAGCAGGCGCCGCCCCATGACCCGGGCGCCAGCCTGTCCGAATTCCGGAGGCAGTTGCTCCAGGAGGGCTACACCGCGGAACCGCTGAACCTCGCGGGTGTCCAAGACGTGCCACGGGACGCCGCGCTGGTCATCATCGCGGGGGCCCGGGGGCCCTACACCGCGCCGGAGAAGGAGCTGCTCCAGCGCTATCTCGCCTCCGGAGGGCGCATGCTCTACTTCGCTGACGCCGGCCTCCGTAATGGCCTGGACGGGCTGCTGGCGGAGCACGGCGTGCAGGTGGATGAGGGCATCGTCGCGGACGCGCAGTACAACAGCGGCAATCCCTTCGTGGTGCTGTCCCTCTTCTACAGCGACCACGAGATTGGCAAGCCGCTGCACCAGCGGGGACTCAACGTGGAGTTCCCCACCCCGCGCAGCCTGACCCTGCTGCGCCTGGGGATGGCGCCGGGTGTCCAGGTGCAGCCGGTGGTCCTCACGTCCCAGTACGGCTGGGTGGAGAGCACGCCAGAGGAGAACGCGGTGCCGTCGGATGGCGAGAAGACGGGCCAGTTGGTGCTGGTGGCCGCCGTGACGCGTGATACCCAGGCCTCGCCGGGCAAGCGCTTTGATGAAGCGCGCCTGGTGGTGATGGGGGACTCGGAGCTTCTCCTGGACCCGAACTGGGGCCATGAGCCCAACCGCAACCTCGTGATGAACGCGCTGGGCTGGGCGTCCAACCAGCTCACGAAAATCACCATCCGCCCGCCGGACCGCGAGGTGTCCACGCTGGAGCTGGACGCGGCGACGCTCAGCCGCATCCGATTCTTCGCCACGGACCTCATGCCACTGTCGCTGCTGGGCGTGGGCCTGGCCATCTGGCTGTCGAGGCGCAACAAGTGA
- a CDS encoding aspartate kinase, producing the protein MPIVVQKYGGSSVAGVEKLRKVAQRVKDKREAGYQVVVVVSAMGDTTDELLALAKGVSVDPPRRELDMLLTCGERISMALLSMALQEMDVPAISFTGSQSGIITTDAHAQARIVEVRPYRIHDELARGKVVIVAGYQGVSFKKEVTTLGRGGSDTTAVALAAALDAEACEIYSDVDGVFSADPRVVPDARKLESLSYDEMQELASAGAKVLNAQAVEWAKARGITILARTAHGQGTGTAVQELAVPTDHRLKGVTADAEMAVLAASEPVRLAELLEFLDARAVRGRTLDFEGPVGGARRTVITVPLADIHGADALRRELATRFGAAVSWREDLGTVTCVGVGLNADWAPLRRALAAAEELGAHVHAAHTSPLQLTLLVDKAHLKALTARLHRELLGG; encoded by the coding sequence ATGCCAATCGTGGTCCAGAAGTACGGCGGCTCGTCGGTCGCCGGCGTGGAGAAGCTCCGCAAGGTCGCCCAGCGGGTGAAGGACAAGCGCGAGGCGGGCTATCAGGTGGTGGTGGTGGTGAGCGCCATGGGCGACACCACGGATGAACTGCTGGCGCTGGCGAAGGGCGTTTCGGTGGACCCGCCCCGTCGCGAACTGGACATGCTGCTCACGTGTGGCGAGCGCATCTCCATGGCGCTGCTCTCCATGGCGCTCCAGGAGATGGACGTGCCGGCCATCAGCTTCACCGGCAGCCAGAGCGGCATCATCACCACGGACGCGCACGCGCAGGCCCGCATCGTGGAGGTGCGGCCGTACCGCATCCACGACGAGCTGGCGCGCGGCAAGGTCGTCATCGTCGCGGGCTACCAGGGCGTCTCCTTCAAGAAGGAAGTGACGACGCTGGGGCGCGGCGGCTCGGACACGACGGCGGTGGCGCTGGCGGCGGCGCTGGACGCGGAGGCGTGTGAAATCTACTCGGACGTGGACGGCGTCTTCAGCGCGGACCCCCGGGTGGTGCCGGACGCGCGCAAGCTGGAGTCGCTGAGCTACGATGAGATGCAGGAGCTGGCGAGCGCGGGCGCCAAGGTGCTCAACGCGCAGGCGGTGGAGTGGGCCAAGGCGCGGGGCATCACCATCCTCGCCCGCACCGCGCACGGCCAGGGAACGGGCACCGCGGTCCAGGAGCTGGCCGTCCCCACGGACCACCGCCTCAAGGGTGTCACCGCCGACGCGGAGATGGCCGTGCTTGCCGCCTCGGAGCCGGTCCGCCTGGCGGAGCTGCTGGAGTTCCTGGATGCGCGCGCCGTGCGCGGGCGGACGCTGGACTTCGAGGGCCCGGTGGGTGGGGCACGCAGGACGGTCATCACCGTGCCCCTGGCGGACATCCACGGCGCGGACGCGCTGCGCCGGGAGCTGGCCACGCGCTTCGGTGCCGCCGTGTCCTGGCGCGAGGACCTGGGCACCGTCACCTGTGTGGGCGTGGGGTTGAACGCGGACTGGGCGCCGCTGCGCCGCGCGCTGGCCGCCGCCGAGGAGCTGGGGGCTCACGTCCACGCGGCCCATACGTCGCCTTTGCAACTGACGCTGCTGGTGGATAAAGCACACCTGAAGGCGCTGACGGCCCGGCTGCACCGAGAGCTCCTGGGAGGTTAG
- a CDS encoding right-handed parallel beta-helix repeat-containing protein: MSRLRSLCLLGLVSVGGVACSNGAQAPAPASDSSPLPSYPGSRRPSAPNMPTPPPRNDNDDVSGHDGDDDDDTPVVQQPPPVPAPQAPEPPAYTREWYVSPSGNDSANGSREKPLRTISKALTRVGPGEIIRVQKGTYAEKLIIDASAKAGTAEAPITLRGEGLPKLVPTQSGWFMAHVQRPHWRIEGFEFDVRGQRQVAVTFSGNTTGTVLAGNELHHGAFGSGISTDAGANGITIENNHIHHFARGNDDSHGVVIAPTSVDITVRGNDIHDNSGDSVQCLGPEGFSNNAPARGVLIEDNDMYDNRENAVDLKTCHDVVVRGNRMYGFGKSTSSRGEAVVVHYSARNVVIEDNDISDSSLGIAVGGNRVGAPPTNISIRRNRIHDLKTPEGSGIRIENGSDVRVLHNTVVGTDGFAFVVGHGTGGPSTNIAVRNNLFATRNAVSMGLSAPGLSMTSNLYLADAAFNTGIFVAPQSGWVGSTLAHWLSNGVELDSDESGEPLVDLDTLMPGERAVDRGTDLGLPYCGAAPDIGAVESDCPEATAAALME; this comes from the coding sequence ATGTCCCGACTGCGCAGTTTGTGCCTCCTCGGACTCGTGTCCGTGGGTGGCGTCGCCTGCTCCAACGGCGCGCAGGCACCTGCTCCAGCGTCCGATTCGAGCCCCCTTCCCAGCTACCCTGGCTCGCGGCGGCCCTCGGCCCCCAACATGCCGACGCCCCCGCCGCGGAACGACAACGACGACGTTTCTGGCCATGACGGCGATGACGACGACGACACGCCCGTGGTGCAGCAACCGCCTCCCGTCCCTGCGCCGCAGGCACCGGAGCCGCCCGCCTACACACGGGAGTGGTACGTCAGCCCGTCTGGCAACGACTCGGCGAATGGCTCGCGTGAAAAGCCGCTGCGCACCATCTCCAAGGCCCTGACGCGGGTGGGCCCGGGGGAAATCATCCGCGTCCAGAAGGGCACCTACGCAGAGAAGCTCATCATCGACGCCAGCGCCAAGGCCGGCACCGCCGAGGCCCCCATCACCCTGCGTGGCGAGGGCCTGCCCAAGCTCGTCCCCACCCAAAGCGGCTGGTTCATGGCCCACGTGCAGCGCCCCCACTGGCGCATCGAGGGCTTCGAGTTCGACGTCCGGGGTCAGCGCCAGGTCGCCGTGACGTTCTCTGGGAACACCACGGGCACCGTGCTCGCGGGCAACGAGCTGCACCACGGCGCGTTCGGCAGCGGCATCAGCACCGACGCGGGCGCCAACGGCATCACCATCGAGAACAACCACATCCACCACTTCGCGCGAGGCAACGACGACTCGCATGGCGTCGTCATCGCGCCCACGTCGGTGGACATCACCGTGCGGGGCAACGACATCCACGACAACTCGGGCGACTCGGTGCAGTGCCTGGGCCCCGAGGGCTTCAGCAACAACGCCCCGGCGCGCGGCGTCCTCATCGAGGACAACGACATGTACGACAACCGGGAGAACGCGGTGGACCTCAAGACGTGCCACGACGTCGTCGTGCGCGGCAACCGCATGTACGGCTTCGGGAAGTCCACCTCGTCCCGTGGCGAGGCCGTGGTCGTGCACTACTCCGCGCGCAACGTCGTCATCGAAGACAACGACATCTCGGACTCCTCGCTGGGCATCGCCGTGGGTGGCAACCGCGTGGGCGCGCCGCCCACCAACATCTCCATCCGCCGAAACCGCATCCACGACTTGAAGACGCCCGAGGGCTCCGGCATCCGCATCGAGAATGGCAGCGACGTGCGCGTGCTGCACAACACCGTGGTGGGAACGGACGGCTTCGCCTTCGTGGTGGGCCACGGCACCGGTGGGCCGTCCACCAACATCGCGGTGCGCAACAACCTGTTCGCCACGCGCAACGCCGTCAGCATGGGCCTGTCCGCGCCCGGCCTCAGCATGACGTCCAACCTCTACCTGGCCGACGCCGCGTTCAACACGGGCATCTTCGTCGCCCCGCAGAGCGGGTGGGTGGGCAGCACGCTCGCCCACTGGCTGTCGAACGGCGTGGAGCTGGACTCGGATGAGAGCGGCGAGCCGCTGGTGGACCTGGACACGCTGATGCCCGGCGAGCGCGCGGTGGACCGGGGCACGGACCTGGGGCTGCCCTACTGCGGCGCCGCGCCGGACATCGGCGCGGTGGAGTCGGACTGCCCCGAGGCCACCGCCGCCGCGCTCATGGAGTAA
- the cutA gene encoding divalent-cation tolerance protein CutA, translating to MTDAIIVLVTAPTADKAAELARALVEAQLAACGNIVPGLRSIYRWEGKVQDEPEVLLILKTRAALFEPLRARIVELHPYDVPEVLRVDIAEGHAPYLSWILGSTRAPD from the coding sequence ATGACTGACGCCATCATCGTCCTCGTCACCGCGCCCACCGCGGACAAGGCCGCCGAGCTGGCCCGCGCGCTGGTGGAAGCGCAGCTCGCCGCGTGCGGCAACATCGTCCCCGGCTTGCGCTCCATCTACCGGTGGGAGGGGAAGGTCCAGGACGAGCCCGAGGTCCTGCTCATCCTCAAGACGCGCGCGGCCCTCTTCGAGCCGCTGCGCGCGCGCATCGTCGAGCTGCATCCCTACGACGTCCCGGAGGTGCTGCGCGTGGACATCGCGGAGGGGCACGCGCCGTACCTTTCCTGGATTCTGGGCAGCACCCGCGCGCCGGACTGA
- a CDS encoding N,N-dimethylformamidase beta subunit family domain-containing protein — protein MAQAGRWAGWVCGLALMFGGIGCEEAALRPVIPGDKHDTPPLNDGYDGGDGEPHPGLIDAGVPDAGTGQPEPPDAGPVELPARDADAVRKENRRPGTTAWRITRNAHSREIEGYALKATLTQGETLRVAVSVSEARTFRWYVYRMGHYGGTGARELARGGPVAGVRQGDCPADRSTGLVACRWAPTLEIPIGEHWVRGVYVVKLVREDNHQRYVPFFVRDANPRAEVAVLIPTATWAAYNTWGGTSLYDDRDRVMREHGVSRAFRVSYDRPNYRGHGSGHLLTDDLSLVQWLESQDLDVGYFTDEDLDASYDFLAGAKAFFMSGHDEYWSPRIREHADRAVAEGRSLLNLGANNAYWQAQMEPSQDGRPRRIIACYKGHANDPYTGAQRTVKFRERVVGRPENALLGVQFSSRWHQFGFPAVITNPGHWALAGSGLKAGDTLWMANGYEVDQLVSNGNSPEGLEVLAESPLLSLQGAFGFGHMVLRKQGSAYIFSAGGIDFVRTLASEDMADPRAARIVANVLYKALGRPVPDTLVRFERQNASSPQGPSAADVRTVAGVPGKRVRAGVPVAGNSLGAPTAVALLPDGGLVVADGLGNTVKRVTPGGDVKTVASGLNGPMGIAADAAGNVYVADTDHYVIRRIDPEGKVEVFAGGTPGLMDGPAKQAAFNQPTGLAVTPDGTALLVADMNNGVIRRIDLVAEGHPVTTLQGDWLYRPSGVAVSADGNTLFVVESGMSRVVRIRDGLTSVVAGTTPGFRDGAPESSQFLPYLGIAVLKDGSLAVSDPGNYRVRRVVLNADGSARKVTTLAGSGRYGHSDGPGDAADLVLPAGLTVGPDGRLYVADAGNSLVRAITP, from the coding sequence ATGGCTCAAGCAGGCCGTTGGGCGGGCTGGGTGTGTGGGCTTGCGCTCATGTTCGGTGGCATTGGCTGTGAGGAGGCGGCCTTGCGCCCGGTGATACCGGGTGACAAACATGACACGCCTCCCCTGAACGACGGCTATGACGGCGGCGACGGCGAGCCGCATCCGGGCCTCATTGATGCGGGGGTGCCGGACGCCGGCACCGGGCAGCCCGAGCCTCCGGACGCGGGCCCAGTGGAGCTGCCCGCGCGAGACGCGGACGCCGTGCGCAAGGAGAACCGCCGCCCGGGGACCACGGCGTGGCGCATCACCCGCAACGCCCACAGCCGCGAAATCGAAGGCTATGCGCTGAAGGCCACGCTGACGCAGGGCGAGACGCTGCGCGTCGCCGTGTCGGTGTCCGAGGCCCGGACCTTCCGCTGGTACGTGTACCGGATGGGGCACTACGGCGGCACGGGCGCCCGTGAGCTGGCACGCGGAGGCCCGGTGGCCGGCGTGCGCCAGGGCGACTGTCCCGCGGACCGGTCCACGGGCCTCGTCGCCTGTCGCTGGGCGCCCACGCTGGAGATACCCATTGGTGAACACTGGGTGCGCGGCGTGTACGTGGTGAAGCTGGTGCGTGAGGACAACCACCAGCGGTACGTGCCCTTCTTCGTGCGCGACGCGAATCCGCGCGCCGAGGTTGCCGTCCTCATCCCCACCGCCACCTGGGCCGCCTACAACACCTGGGGGGGCACCAGCCTCTATGACGACCGCGACCGGGTGATGCGCGAGCACGGCGTCAGCCGCGCCTTCCGGGTGTCCTATGACCGGCCCAACTATCGGGGTCATGGCAGTGGCCACCTGCTGACAGACGACCTGAGCCTGGTTCAGTGGCTGGAGTCGCAGGACCTGGACGTGGGCTACTTCACCGACGAGGACCTGGACGCCAGCTACGACTTCCTGGCCGGCGCCAAGGCCTTCTTCATGTCGGGCCACGACGAGTACTGGAGCCCGCGCATCCGCGAGCACGCGGACCGGGCGGTGGCGGAAGGCCGGTCGCTGCTCAACCTGGGCGCGAACAACGCGTACTGGCAGGCGCAGATGGAGCCGTCCCAGGACGGCCGGCCGCGGCGCATCATCGCCTGCTACAAGGGCCACGCGAACGACCCGTACACGGGCGCCCAGCGCACGGTGAAGTTCCGCGAGCGCGTCGTGGGCCGTCCGGAGAACGCGCTCCTGGGCGTGCAGTTCTCCTCCCGCTGGCACCAGTTCGGCTTCCCCGCCGTCATCACCAACCCGGGGCACTGGGCACTGGCGGGTTCGGGGCTGAAGGCCGGTGACACGCTGTGGATGGCCAACGGCTACGAAGTGGACCAGTTGGTGAGCAACGGCAACTCGCCGGAGGGCCTGGAGGTGCTGGCCGAGTCCCCGTTGCTGTCGCTTCAGGGCGCCTTCGGCTTCGGCCACATGGTGCTGCGCAAGCAGGGCAGCGCCTACATCTTCTCCGCGGGCGGCATCGACTTCGTGCGCACGCTGGCCTCCGAGGACATGGCGGACCCGCGCGCGGCCCGCATCGTCGCGAACGTGCTCTACAAGGCGCTGGGCCGGCCGGTACCCGACACGCTGGTGCGCTTCGAGCGGCAGAACGCGTCGAGCCCCCAGGGGCCCTCCGCGGCAGACGTGCGCACGGTGGCGGGCGTGCCCGGAAAGCGTGTCCGCGCCGGTGTCCCCGTGGCGGGCAACTCGCTGGGGGCGCCCACCGCGGTGGCCCTGCTGCCGGATGGAGGCCTCGTGGTCGCGGACGGCCTGGGCAACACGGTGAAGCGCGTGACGCCAGGGGGCGACGTGAAGACGGTGGCCTCCGGCCTCAATGGCCCCATGGGCATCGCCGCGGACGCCGCGGGCAACGTGTACGTGGCCGACACGGACCACTACGTCATCCGCCGCATCGACCCGGAAGGGAAGGTGGAGGTGTTCGCGGGCGGGACGCCGGGCCTGATGGACGGCCCCGCGAAGCAGGCGGCCTTCAACCAGCCCACGGGGCTGGCGGTCACGCCGGATGGCACCGCGTTGCTGGTGGCGGACATGAACAACGGCGTGATTCGCCGCATCGACCTGGTGGCGGAGGGCCACCCGGTGACGACGCTGCAGGGTGACTGGCTCTACCGGCCCTCGGGCGTGGCGGTGAGCGCGGATGGGAACACGCTGTTCGTCGTCGAGTCCGGCATGTCCCGGGTGGTTCGCATCCGCGACGGCCTCACGTCGGTGGTTGCGGGCACGACGCCGGGCTTCCGTGACGGCGCGCCGGAGTCGTCCCAGTTCCTACCGTACCTGGGCATCGCGGTGCTGAAGGATGGCTCGCTCGCAGTGTCGGACCCGGGCAACTACCGCGTGCGCCGCGTCGTCCTGAACGCGGACGGCAGCGCGCGGAAGGTGACGACGCTGGCCGGCAGCGGGCGCTACGGCCACTCGGACGGGCCGGGCGACGCGGCGGACCTCGTCCTCCCGGCCGGTCTGACGGTGGGGCCGGACGGCCGCCTCTATGTGGCGGACGCCGGCAATTCGCTGGTGCGCGCGATTACTCCATGA
- a CDS encoding ABC transporter permease, which translates to MRTALAIARKELSIYFTTPWAYAVFTAMAALTAFYFMDLLQAFNDVQGVARRVGWAQMSPDFNMYRNLTDGVVVELWGSVLVITLVVTPFLSMRLFAEEKRNRTFELLMTAPVRPIEIVLGKYLGGLGVISATLALTLVFPLLLSVLGHSESGLVLEWSTVLLGYGALLLWGATCMAVGLFISALTESQMLAAFLTFCALLAWMLLGQVARRAEEPLRSALSYVACDLQLQGMIKGVLDAQSLVFFASVIGFSLFLTHRTVDAQRWA; encoded by the coding sequence ATGCGCACCGCCCTGGCGATTGCCCGCAAGGAACTGTCCATCTACTTCACCACGCCGTGGGCCTACGCCGTCTTCACGGCGATGGCGGCGCTGACGGCCTTCTACTTCATGGACCTGCTGCAGGCGTTCAACGACGTCCAGGGCGTGGCGCGCCGGGTGGGCTGGGCGCAGATGTCCCCGGACTTCAACATGTACCGCAACCTCACGGACGGGGTGGTGGTGGAGCTGTGGGGCAGCGTCCTGGTCATCACCCTGGTCGTCACGCCCTTCCTGTCCATGCGGCTGTTCGCGGAGGAGAAGCGCAACCGCACCTTCGAGCTGCTGATGACGGCCCCGGTGCGGCCCATTGAAATCGTGCTGGGCAAGTACCTGGGCGGCCTGGGCGTCATCTCCGCCACGCTGGCGCTCACGCTCGTCTTCCCCCTACTGCTGTCCGTGCTGGGCCACAGCGAGTCCGGGCTCGTGCTGGAGTGGTCCACCGTCCTGCTGGGCTACGGCGCGCTGCTGCTGTGGGGCGCCACCTGCATGGCCGTGGGTCTGTTCATCTCCGCGCTGACGGAGAGCCAGATGCTGGCGGCCTTCCTCACCTTCTGTGCCCTGCTGGCGTGGATGCTGCTGGGCCAGGTGGCCCGCCGCGCGGAGGAGCCGCTGCGCTCCGCGCTGTCCTACGTCGCCTGCGACCTCCAGTTGCAGGGGATGATCAAGGGCGTGCTGGACGCGCAGTCGCTGGTGTTCTTCGCCTCCGTCATCGGCTTCTCCCTCTTCCTCACCCACCGCACGGTGGATGCGCAGCGGTGGGCCTGA
- a CDS encoding ABC transporter ATP-binding protein — protein sequence MIEVQHLTKRYRDRVAVDDLTFQVEAGEILGFLGPNGAGKSTTMKILTGFLPPSEGVVRVGGYDVEAQPLEVKRRIGYLPEMPPLYVEMTVRGYLRFVASLKGLSGSALKAELERVAALMGVTHVMDRVIQNLSKGYKQRVGIAQALLGSPPVLILDEPTEGLDPAQRAELRALIKGLAGKHTVILSTHILPEVTMTCQKVLIIHQGKMAAYDDISQLARIHGQAENASLEEVFIKLTAA from the coding sequence ATGATCGAGGTCCAGCACCTCACGAAGCGATACCGAGACCGGGTGGCCGTGGACGACCTCACCTTCCAGGTCGAGGCGGGTGAGATTCTCGGGTTCCTGGGCCCCAACGGGGCGGGCAAGTCCACCACCATGAAAATCCTCACCGGCTTCCTCCCGCCGTCGGAGGGGGTGGTCCGCGTCGGGGGCTATGACGTGGAGGCCCAGCCGCTCGAGGTGAAGCGCCGCATCGGCTACCTGCCGGAGATGCCGCCGCTCTACGTGGAGATGACGGTGCGAGGCTACCTGCGCTTCGTCGCCTCGCTGAAGGGGCTGTCGGGGAGCGCCCTCAAGGCCGAGTTGGAGCGGGTGGCCGCCCTCATGGGCGTGACGCACGTCATGGACCGCGTCATCCAGAACCTGTCCAAGGGCTACAAGCAGCGTGTGGGAATCGCCCAGGCACTGCTCGGCTCCCCGCCGGTGCTCATCCTGGACGAACCCACCGAAGGCCTGGACCCCGCACAGCGCGCCGAGCTGCGCGCCCTCATCAAGGGCCTGGCCGGCAAGCACACCGTCATCCTCTCCACGCACATCCTCCCGGAGGTCACGATGACGTGCCAGAAGGTGCTCATCATCCACCAGGGAAAGATGGCCGCGTACGACGACATCTCCCAGCTGGCCCGCATCCACGGGCAGGCGGAGAACGCGTCGCTGGAAGAAGTCTTCATCAAGCTGACCGCCGCCTGA